One window of Aliarcobacter lanthieri genomic DNA carries:
- the purQ gene encoding phosphoribosylformylglycinamidine synthase subunit PurQ produces the protein MKVAVLQFPGTNCEFDAKYAFEKLGCEVFVIWHKETKLPENIDLVVVPGGFSYGDYLRSGAIARFANIMEDVKKFAQNGGKVLGICNGFQILLEAGLLPGAMKRNDTLHFISKHHNLKVIDNNNTFLKLLNVNDVVNIPVAHHDGNYYIDEVGLKELEKNNQILLKYCDKNGNLVNMNGSVSNIAGICNKERNIFGLMPHPERAIEEILGSTDGVNMLKGFLK, from the coding sequence ATGAAAGTAGCAGTTCTACAATTTCCAGGAACAAACTGTGAATTCGATGCAAAATACGCTTTTGAGAAATTAGGTTGTGAAGTTTTTGTTATTTGGCATAAAGAGACAAAACTTCCAGAAAATATTGACTTAGTAGTAGTTCCAGGTGGTTTTTCTTATGGTGACTATTTAAGAAGTGGAGCAATTGCTAGATTTGCAAATATTATGGAAGATGTTAAAAAATTTGCACAAAATGGTGGAAAAGTTTTAGGAATTTGTAATGGTTTTCAAATATTACTTGAAGCTGGATTATTACCTGGAGCAATGAAAAGAAATGATACTTTACATTTTATCTCTAAACATCATAATTTAAAAGTAATAGACAATAATAATACATTTTTAAAATTGTTAAATGTAAATGATGTTGTAAATATACCTGTTGCACATCATGATGGAAACTATTATATTGATGAAGTTGGATTAAAAGAGTTAGAAAAGAATAATCAAATTTTATTAAAATATTGTGATAAAAATGGGAATTTAGTAAATATGAATGGTTCTGTTTCAAATATTGCTGGAATTTGTAATAAAGAGAGAAATATTTTTGGACTTATGCCACACCCTGAAAGAGCTATTGAAGAAATTTTAGGTTCAACAGATGGTGTAAATATGCTGAAAGGCTTTTTAAAATAG